From the Pangasianodon hypophthalmus isolate fPanHyp1 chromosome 17, fPanHyp1.pri, whole genome shotgun sequence genome, one window contains:
- the LOC113543999 gene encoding insulin gene enhancer protein isl-1-like, with translation MEEPQKAEKGLPSLCVGCGLQIRDRFVLRVFPDLRWHIACLKCVECQQNLDESHTCFIKDGKTLCKDDYIRLYTTKCAKCLKSISSRDYVMRAGDNVYHVQCFRCEHCDRQLLPGDEFTIQDGFLHCTGRENTNHRLITLTHDSAHLTDLDRCDEGADTSQSGGEGDSGWPVVPIKPEKTARVRTALSPSQLHVLRTCYNANPRPDATVKEQLMELTGLSSRVIRIWFQNKRCKDKKKSMLERQMQHKSGEQTDMTDEPLLAVTPENLDLDTLMPPLDLQSLQPSWKLLTSLLFSDSDQETVTLNQLD, from the exons ATGGAAGAGCCACAAAAAG CAGAAAAAGGCCTCCCTTCACTCTGCGTTGGTTGTGGGCTTCAGATCCGCGACCGCTTCGTGTTGAGGGTGTTTCCTGACCTGCGTTGGCACATAGCGTGTCTGAAGTGTGTGGAGTGTCAGCAAAACCTAGACGAGTCTCACACCTGCTTCATTAAAGACGGAAAGACCCTGTGTAAAGATGATTATATCag ATTATACACCACCAAATGTGCAAAATGTCTAAAGTCAATCAGCAGCCGTGATTACGTCATGCGTGCAGGAGATAACGTCTATCACGTGCAGTGCTTCCGGTGTGAGCACTGCGATCGGCAGCTGCTGCCCGGAGATGAGTTTACCATCCAAGACGGCTTCCTGCACTGCACTGGTCGTGAAAACACCAATCACAGACTAATAACACTTACACATGACTCAGCACATCTGACTGACCTGGACAGGTGTGATGAAGGAGCAG ACACTTCCCAGTCGGGTGGAGAAGGTGATTCTGGCTGGCCGGTTGTGCCCATCAAGCCTGAGAAGACTGCACGTGTGAGGACAGCACTCAGCCCGTCTCAGCTCCATGTGCTGCGCACATGCTACAACGCTAACCCGCGACCGGACGCTACAGTGAAGGAACAGCTGATGGAGCTGACGGGCTTGAGCTCGCGTGTCATCCGCATCTGGTTCCAGAACAAACGATGCAAAGACAAGAAAAAGAGCATGCTGGAGAGACAAATGCAGCACAAGAGCGGAGAACAG ACCGATATGACAGATGAGCCGTTGTTGGCTGTCACTCCTGAGAACCTGGACTTAGACACACTGATGCCCCCACTGGACCTGCAGAGTCTCCAGCCATCTTGGAAGCTCCTGACGAGTCTCTTGTTTTCAGACAGTGATCAGGAAACGGTGACTCTCAACCAGCTAGATTAG